A region from the Halomonas piscis genome encodes:
- a CDS encoding META domain-containing protein has protein sequence MTPSVTKLSALARRWGAISLAASASLLAACSSTPPASAPEEPGGSAKPLAGEVIDQRWNLLLIGTHERLELPESAHFRIAPDGRVSGSDGCNRFTGEAELGDNQRISIEELATTRKACPRLEDARRVTEMLENAYRYLIDHDRLVFFGPDSGVIGGWRKAN, from the coding sequence ATGACGCCATCCGTCACGAAACTTTCTGCTCTTGCCCGCCGTTGGGGCGCCATCAGCCTGGCAGCGTCGGCCTCGCTGCTGGCCGCCTGCTCCAGCACCCCGCCGGCATCGGCGCCCGAGGAGCCGGGCGGCAGTGCCAAACCGCTCGCCGGCGAGGTGATTGACCAGCGCTGGAACCTGCTGCTCATCGGCACCCACGAGCGGCTGGAGCTGCCCGAATCGGCGCATTTTCGCATCGCGCCGGACGGTCGCGTCAGCGGCAGTGACGGCTGCAACCGCTTTACCGGCGAGGCTGAGCTTGGCGACAATCAGCGCATCAGCATCGAAGAGCTTGCCACCACGCGCAAGGCCTGCCCGAGGCTTGAAGATGCCCGGCGCGTCACCGAGATGCTGGAAAACGCCTATCGCTATCTGATCGACCACGACCGGCTGGTGTTCTTTGGTCCAGACAGCGGGGTCATCGGCGGCTGGCGCAAGGCAAACTAG
- a CDS encoding FAD-dependent oxidoreductase: MNAEAAHKELVLIGGGHAHALVLDAFARRPEPGVRLSVISESALAAYSGRVPAWLAGECTLRETQIDVAALCRRAGARFIQRRATAFSAAGREVTLESGEWLGFDLASINVGATLEPPRQTAKTPPCLLALRPLAGLPTRWQALCARVDALAPGSRQRVVSAGGGAAGCETLLAVLAALRARRPDVTFDATLINAGQTLLLGTGRLPRTLLVHALKRAGVALRPGVRASGLGEETVLLEQGAPVPADIVLWATGAAGHDWLEESDLALDARGFIEVEKNLEARGAPGVFAAGDGAAFPTALPKAGVYAVRAGPVLADNLRRACRGEPLRDWRPPRRVLSLIGTGDGRAVAAYGPLGAGGRWAWRWKARIDGRFIARLNPGPIR; the protein is encoded by the coding sequence ATGAACGCGGAGGCCGCACACAAAGAGCTGGTACTGATCGGCGGCGGCCACGCCCACGCCCTGGTGCTCGACGCCTTTGCCCGCCGCCCCGAGCCCGGCGTTCGCCTGAGCGTGATCAGCGAAAGTGCGCTTGCGGCGTATTCCGGCCGGGTGCCCGCCTGGCTCGCCGGGGAGTGCACCCTGCGCGAGACACAAATTGACGTCGCCGCGCTCTGCCGCCGGGCCGGCGCGCGGTTTATTCAGCGGCGAGCCACGGCCTTCAGCGCCGCGGGGCGAGAAGTCACGCTTGAAAGCGGCGAATGGCTGGGCTTTGACCTGGCCTCGATCAACGTCGGCGCCACCCTTGAGCCGCCGCGCCAAACGGCGAAGACGCCCCCCTGCCTGCTCGCCCTGCGCCCGCTGGCCGGGCTCCCGACGCGCTGGCAGGCGCTCTGCGCGCGCGTTGACGCTCTGGCACCGGGAAGCCGGCAACGGGTGGTGAGCGCGGGCGGCGGCGCGGCCGGCTGCGAAACGCTGCTTGCCGTGCTGGCCGCGCTGCGTGCCCGGCGGCCGGACGTGACCTTTGACGCCACCCTGATCAACGCCGGCCAAACGCTTTTGCTCGGCACGGGCCGGCTGCCAAGAACGCTGCTCGTACACGCGCTGAAGCGCGCCGGGGTAGCTCTACGCCCGGGCGTGCGCGCAAGCGGGCTTGGGGAAGAGACCGTATTGTTGGAGCAGGGTGCGCCGGTGCCGGCCGATATCGTGCTCTGGGCCACCGGTGCTGCGGGTCACGACTGGCTCGAGGAAAGCGATCTGGCGCTCGACGCGCGGGGCTTTATCGAGGTGGAAAAAAACCTTGAAGCGCGGGGCGCGCCCGGGGTGTTTGCCGCCGGGGACGGCGCGGCATTCCCGACCGCGCTGCCCAAGGCCGGCGTCTATGCGGTGCGCGCGGGACCTGTGCTGGCAGACAACCTGCGTCGGGCGTGCCGGGGCGAGCCGCTCAGAGACTGGCGGCCGCCCCGGCGGGTGCTTTCGCTGATCGGCACCGGCGACGGCCGCGCGGTGGCCGCCTACGGCCCGCTGGGGGCGGGCGGACGCTGGGCATGGCGCTGGAAGGCCCGCATCGACGGGCGCTTTATCGCCCGCTTGAACCCTGGCCCGATTCGCTGA
- a CDS encoding FAD-dependent oxidoreductase: protein MNRQRLLLAALLLIAIGAFFATGAHEWFSLDTLKAYQSDFQAAFDRRPWQIAGAFFVVYVIITALSLPGAAIMTLLGGALFGLAVGLVLISFASAIGATLAFLISRYLLRRPIERRFPRRLAAINRGVDRDGAFYLFSLRLVPAFPFFVINLVMGLTRIRARTFYWVSQAGMLPGTAVFVNAGGQLGEIQRLGDVVSPGLLLSFALLAVFPWVARKLMRLAQRRKAYRGFARPKRFDYDILVIGAGSAGLVSAYIGRAVKAKVALVEAGEMGGDCLNTGCVPSKALIRAARAAHEVRHAERFGIHAGHNAGKPRVDFARVMEHVHGAIKGVAPHDSVERYTALGVDVHSARATLVTPWEVDVGDRRLSARHIVIATGARPAIPGLPGIDQARVLTSETLWQLEELPGRLAVLGGGAIGCELGQSFARLGSQVTLIEGSEQLLGREDAEVSEHMAKTLEQDGVAVLTNTRAERIDHDGGQRLRLCRADGGEQSVEFDTLLVCVGRRANVEGLGLEALGIATDNGTLELNRQLQTRLPNVWACGDVAGPYQLTHAAAHQAWHAAVNALFGEVKRFNVDYRFIPSVVYTQPEIARVGLNEREAKEQDIDYELTRYAMADSDRAIAEGATAGFVKVLTVPGRDRILGATIVAENAGEWLGEFSLAMKHGLGMNKLLGTVHPYPTLGEAAKATAGAWKNAHKPERVLRLLERYFRWRRGA, encoded by the coding sequence GTGAACCGACAACGCCTGCTGCTTGCCGCCCTGCTGCTGATCGCCATCGGTGCCTTTTTTGCTACCGGCGCCCACGAATGGTTCAGCCTGGACACGCTCAAGGCCTACCAAAGCGACTTCCAGGCGGCGTTTGACCGCCGCCCCTGGCAAATCGCCGGGGCCTTTTTCGTCGTCTACGTCATCATCACCGCGCTGTCGCTTCCCGGAGCAGCCATCATGACCCTGCTGGGCGGGGCGCTGTTCGGCCTGGCCGTGGGGCTTGTGCTGATCTCCTTTGCCAGCGCCATCGGGGCGACGCTTGCGTTTCTGATCTCGCGCTACCTGCTGCGCCGCCCCATCGAGCGGCGCTTTCCCCGCCGCCTGGCCGCCATCAACCGAGGGGTAGACAGGGACGGCGCGTTCTACCTGTTTAGTCTGCGGCTGGTGCCGGCATTTCCGTTCTTTGTCATCAACCTGGTAATGGGGCTCACGCGGATCAGAGCGCGGACGTTCTACTGGGTCAGCCAGGCGGGCATGCTTCCGGGAACGGCAGTGTTCGTCAACGCCGGCGGCCAGCTGGGCGAGATCCAGCGCCTGGGCGACGTGGTATCCCCGGGGCTCTTGCTCTCCTTTGCCCTGCTGGCGGTGTTTCCCTGGGTCGCACGCAAGCTCATGCGCCTGGCCCAGCGGCGCAAGGCCTACCGGGGCTTTGCGCGCCCCAAACGCTTTGACTACGACATCCTGGTCATCGGCGCCGGCTCCGCGGGCCTGGTGAGCGCCTACATCGGCCGGGCGGTGAAGGCCAAAGTAGCGCTGGTGGAAGCAGGCGAGATGGGTGGCGACTGCCTGAACACCGGCTGCGTGCCCTCCAAGGCGCTGATCCGCGCCGCCCGGGCGGCCCACGAAGTGCGCCACGCCGAGCGCTTTGGCATTCATGCCGGCCACAACGCCGGCAAGCCCAGGGTCGACTTTGCCCGGGTCATGGAACACGTGCATGGTGCCATCAAGGGCGTGGCTCCCCACGACAGCGTCGAGCGCTATACCGCGCTCGGCGTGGACGTGCATAGCGCAAGAGCGACGCTTGTGACGCCCTGGGAGGTCGACGTCGGCGACAGGCGCTTAAGCGCCCGGCACATCGTCATTGCCACCGGCGCGCGCCCGGCAATACCCGGGCTCCCCGGCATCGACCAGGCCCGGGTGCTGACCTCGGAAACCCTGTGGCAGCTTGAAGAGCTGCCCGGGCGGCTGGCGGTGCTCGGCGGCGGCGCCATCGGCTGCGAGCTGGGGCAGAGCTTCGCCCGGCTTGGCAGCCAAGTGACGCTGATCGAGGGCAGCGAGCAGCTGTTGGGTCGCGAAGACGCCGAGGTGAGCGAGCACATGGCCAAGACCCTCGAGCAGGACGGCGTGGCCGTGCTGACCAATACCCGGGCCGAGCGTATCGACCACGACGGCGGCCAGCGGCTGCGCCTGTGCCGCGCCGACGGCGGCGAGCAAAGCGTCGAATTCGACACCCTGCTGGTGTGCGTGGGCCGCCGCGCCAACGTGGAGGGGCTGGGGCTCGAAGCGCTGGGCATCGCGACGGATAACGGTACGCTTGAACTCAACCGCCAGCTGCAGACCCGGCTGCCCAACGTCTGGGCCTGCGGCGACGTCGCCGGCCCCTACCAGCTGACCCACGCCGCCGCCCACCAGGCCTGGCACGCCGCGGTCAACGCCCTGTTCGGCGAGGTCAAGCGCTTCAACGTGGACTACCGCTTTATCCCCTCTGTGGTCTACACCCAGCCCGAGATAGCGAGAGTGGGGCTCAACGAGCGCGAGGCCAAGGAACAGGACATCGACTACGAGCTCACCCGCTACGCCATGGCGGACAGCGACCGCGCCATTGCCGAGGGCGCCACGGCGGGCTTTGTCAAGGTGCTCACCGTACCCGGCCGGGACAGGATTCTGGGCGCGACGATCGTGGCCGAAAACGCCGGCGAGTGGCTGGGCGAGTTCAGCCTGGCTATGAAGCACGGGCTCGGCATGAACAAGCTGTTGGGCACGGTTCATCCCTACCCCACCCTTGGCGAGGCGGCCAAGGCCACCGCCGGGGCATGGAAAAACGCCCACAAGCCCGAGCGGGTGCTACGGCTCCTCGAGCGCTACTTCCGCTGGCGGCGCGGCGCATGA
- a CDS encoding TIGR04283 family arsenosugar biosynthesis glycosyltransferase, whose protein sequence is MADTAAPNPAHLSIVIPVLNEATTLAATLEALQPLRRRGAELVVVDGESRDASAALALPLADTVMTAAPGRGAQMNLGASAAGFDTLLFLHADTRLPEDAPRQIQRALETHRWGRFDVTLTHQPGVIAALINAGSRLTGVAAGAQALFMTRSAFAAAGGFPERPPREAIALSRQLKKQGRPACLKARVESSARP, encoded by the coding sequence TTGGCTGACACCGCTGCACCCAACCCGGCTCACCTCAGCATCGTCATCCCGGTGCTCAACGAAGCAACGACGCTTGCGGCAACGCTTGAGGCCCTTCAGCCTCTGCGCCGCCGGGGCGCGGAGCTGGTGGTGGTCGACGGCGAAAGCCGGGACGCCAGCGCCGCCCTGGCCCTGCCGCTGGCTGATACCGTGATGACCGCCGCGCCCGGCCGCGGCGCGCAGATGAACCTCGGCGCCAGCGCCGCCGGCTTTGACACCCTGCTGTTTCTCCACGCCGATACCCGCCTGCCCGAAGACGCCCCGAGGCAGATTCAGCGGGCGCTTGAGACCCACCGCTGGGGCCGCTTTGACGTTACCCTGACCCACCAGCCTGGCGTCATTGCCGCGCTGATCAACGCCGGCTCGCGGCTCACCGGCGTCGCTGCCGGCGCCCAGGCCCTGTTCATGACCCGGTCGGCCTTCGCCGCTGCCGGGGGCTTTCCCGAACGGCCGCCACGAGAAGCCATCGCGCTGAGCCGGCAGCTGAAAAAGCAGGGCAGGCCCGCCTGCCTCAAAGCTCGGGTTGAAAGCTCGGCCCGACCCTGA